A window from Haloarchaeobius amylolyticus encodes these proteins:
- a CDS encoding Gfo/Idh/MocA family protein, with the protein MGITGAGRAAEAHLDAIDAVEDCTVAAVASPSGPEDTISAFKLSADSYTDHAEMCGRDDLDAVLICTPTHLHAEQIQIAIQNNLHILCEKPIVRDAERLRSLVWQLEKTESVFLPGHILRYQEPYLTLKQQLENKEIGELLSVHTRRLSSFPDWGSRDWFADSGKSGGVFLDLAIHDIDFINWAVGGIRSVVGSKAVEEDKQHGTVLLETHDGVTCTVEASWAQPENRPFVTQFEAVGSQGVMNYSDSTIGFEGPSKDVDSRESSGKSQERIDFWTDTDSSELWRCTGDAWENQMVEFVDCIREGESPRTSLEDAIQAVKIAGAANESVKKNQRIFIE; encoded by the coding sequence ATGGGAATAACGGGGGCCGGGCGTGCTGCAGAAGCACATTTAGATGCAATCGATGCTGTTGAAGACTGTACGGTGGCTGCGGTCGCATCACCAAGTGGTCCAGAGGACACGATCTCTGCATTCAAGCTTTCTGCAGACTCATACACCGACCACGCTGAAATGTGTGGTCGCGATGACCTAGATGCAGTCCTCATCTGCACCCCGACCCATCTACACGCAGAGCAGATTCAGATAGCGATTCAAAACAATCTTCACATTCTTTGTGAAAAGCCTATCGTACGGGATGCAGAACGCCTTCGGTCATTAGTTTGGCAACTTGAAAAGACGGAATCCGTTTTTCTGCCAGGACATATCCTCCGGTATCAGGAACCATATCTGACACTCAAACAACAACTAGAGAATAAAGAAATCGGGGAACTGTTATCGGTTCATACTCGCCGCCTATCATCATTCCCGGACTGGGGCTCCAGAGACTGGTTCGCTGATTCAGGCAAAAGTGGTGGTGTGTTTTTAGATCTGGCAATCCATGATATCGATTTCATCAATTGGGCTGTCGGAGGTATTCGTTCTGTTGTTGGCTCGAAAGCTGTGGAAGAAGACAAACAACATGGGACGGTTCTTTTGGAGACCCACGATGGCGTCACCTGTACGGTCGAAGCATCTTGGGCTCAACCCGAGAATCGACCGTTTGTTACACAGTTCGAAGCGGTTGGGAGCCAGGGAGTGATGAACTATTCAGATAGCACAATCGGCTTCGAAGGACCGTCGAAGGACGTGGATTCGAGAGAATCATCAGGCAAATCTCAGGAGCGAATCGATTTCTGGACTGATACGGATTCATCGGAACTCTGGAGATGCACAGGTGACGCGTGGGAGAATCAGATGGTCGAGTTCGTCGATTGCATACGGGAAGGGGAGTCACCGAGAACCTCACTCGAAGACGCGATCCAGGCAGTGAAGATAGCGGGTGCAGCCAATGAATCAGTAAAGAAGAACCAGCGGATATTCATCGAGTGA
- a CDS encoding PP2C family protein-serine/threonine phosphatase gives MRYSTQVDIGQVKERQGGVNEDSVASLLFDETHRDRRRQSVGAFVLADGAGGHDAGDIASYLATTIIPEELSDLVVQLGRGGNPILKDLGLDSSELPNPPEEEAIRDAIRDAVAMADDRIQDLTDDAKTTVVVGVYARGSLHLGWVGDSRAYVINQSRESIEQVTRDHSVVEHYVEEESLSPTVARVHDDNNVITRAVGGSTVEVETNSVPIFGDDIILFASDGLIDAYDRSSQLYQKYLRERDEEEAIIAEIRESVVTDDEIAARVLESETLDVAAERLVNLAVNRGGSDNISTLLFTDPGQETMVQAGREDLVRTYERSEETERDLESGETIADGS, from the coding sequence ATGCGCTACTCGACCCAGGTCGACATCGGGCAGGTGAAAGAGCGCCAGGGGGGCGTCAACGAGGACAGCGTGGCGTCACTGCTGTTCGACGAGACACATCGTGACAGACGGCGGCAATCGGTCGGTGCCTTCGTCCTGGCCGATGGTGCGGGCGGGCACGATGCGGGTGACATCGCCTCCTATCTGGCGACGACGATCATTCCCGAGGAACTCTCAGACCTCGTCGTACAGCTTGGGCGCGGCGGGAATCCCATCCTGAAGGACCTGGGACTCGATAGCTCGGAGCTTCCGAATCCACCGGAGGAGGAGGCGATTCGGGATGCTATCAGGGACGCGGTCGCGATGGCCGATGACCGGATTCAAGATCTGACGGACGATGCCAAGACGACCGTCGTCGTCGGTGTCTACGCCCGAGGAAGTCTTCATCTCGGGTGGGTGGGAGATAGCAGAGCATATGTCATCAACCAGAGCAGGGAATCTATCGAACAGGTCACGCGCGATCATTCTGTCGTCGAACACTACGTCGAGGAAGAGTCTCTGTCCCCGACGGTCGCTCGAGTCCATGACGACAACAACGTCATCACACGTGCGGTCGGCGGGAGCACCGTGGAGGTCGAGACGAACTCCGTCCCGATATTCGGGGATGACATCATCCTGTTCGCCAGCGATGGGCTCATCGACGCGTACGACCGGTCGAGTCAACTCTATCAGAAGTACCTCAGGGAACGGGACGAAGAGGAAGCGATCATCGCGGAGATTCGTGAATCGGTGGTCACAGATGACGAGATTGCAGCCCGTGTTCTCGAAAGCGAGACGCTCGATGTCGCTGCAGAACGCCTGGTGAACCTCGCAGTGAACCGGGGTGGCTCCGACAACATCTCGACGCTCCTGTTCACGGACCCCGGACAGGAGACTATGGTACAGGCAGGGCGAGAGGACCTCGTCCGAACGTACGAACGTTCCGAGGAGACCGAACGGGACCTGGAGTCTGGAGAGACGATCGCCGATGGGTCCTGA
- a CDS encoding FHA domain-containing serine/threonine-protein kinase, with translation MTAEPGHPSGGDIFRQGDQAYELEERIAVGGFSRVYRARALDTDEHVVVKYPRPRHSGLDSEVYLDRELRALRTVAAAGGHPSLLGYRDHFTADGTTFIVVDYIEGETLDDTPYIGDEETIRTFGVKLASGVAALHRFGLIYRDMKPDNIIVTDDGAPMLVDFNTVRCRFQCSECGASVTQDAATEPTCHECGHAPGPITMVGDADKNRCKAPEQENPALAPGPWTDVYGLGKILFLLVCGFITQAPGEDPREQPEIQCSSSLAEIILRATAADPAERYEHAGALGQALAANDPRPPAATAVIRELESDTTYEVSDGDSIGRVGGSAVTVPSPPSDTGVSRQHARFVREGGPWFLEDTSLNGTLLDRNDEQHLLLSARGQQAHDIERAVPTRRMLLAGDQIYPGTDASRGGFRFEGDHWTKG, from the coding sequence ATGACGGCTGAGCCGGGACATCCATCGGGAGGGGATATCTTTCGACAGGGAGACCAGGCATACGAGCTCGAAGAGCGCATCGCGGTCGGTGGATTCTCACGGGTCTATCGAGCCAGGGCGCTCGACACGGACGAACACGTCGTGGTGAAGTATCCCAGGCCACGTCACTCCGGTCTCGACAGCGAGGTCTATCTCGACCGTGAACTTCGCGCGTTGCGAACCGTGGCTGCGGCGGGGGGCCATCCATCGTTACTTGGATACCGTGACCACTTCACGGCGGACGGGACCACGTTCATCGTCGTCGACTACATCGAAGGCGAGACGCTGGATGACACGCCGTACATAGGCGATGAAGAAACGATACGAACGTTCGGGGTGAAGCTTGCTTCCGGCGTCGCGGCCCTCCATCGGTTCGGGCTGATATATCGGGATATGAAGCCCGATAACATCATCGTGACAGATGACGGGGCACCGATGCTCGTCGACTTCAACACAGTACGATGCCGGTTCCAGTGTTCGGAGTGTGGGGCGTCTGTCACCCAGGACGCTGCCACAGAACCCACCTGTCACGAGTGCGGGCACGCCCCTGGGCCGATTACGATGGTCGGCGATGCGGACAAGAACCGCTGTAAGGCACCGGAACAAGAGAACCCGGCTCTCGCTCCTGGTCCGTGGACCGACGTCTATGGGCTTGGGAAGATTCTCTTCCTGCTCGTCTGCGGATTCATCACGCAGGCACCTGGGGAGGATCCGCGTGAGCAACCCGAGATACAGTGTTCGTCGTCGCTGGCCGAGATAATACTCCGCGCGACGGCGGCCGATCCGGCCGAACGGTACGAACACGCTGGAGCGTTGGGACAGGCGTTGGCGGCGAACGACCCGCGTCCCCCTGCGGCGACAGCAGTCATCCGCGAGCTGGAATCCGACACCACGTACGAGGTCTCGGATGGGGATTCGATTGGTCGGGTGGGTGGTTCGGCCGTCACCGTCCCATCTCCCCCCTCTGATACAGGAGTCTCCCGCCAGCATGCGCGCTTCGTTCGTGAAGGGGGCCCCTGGTTCCTCGAAGACACCAGCCTCAACGGAACGTTGTTGGACCGTAACGACGAACAACATCTGCTGCTAAGTGCTCGGGGACAGCAGGCCCATGACATAGAGCGAGCGGTTCCGACACGTCGGATGTTGCTAGCGGGTGACCAGATATACCCGGGTACCGACGCATCTCGTGGTGGGTTCCGGTTCGAGGGGGACCACTGGACAAAAGGTTAA
- a CDS encoding double zinc ribbon domain-containing protein, with protein sequence MTVHCPFCQDDIEPNDGDPFCPDCGNPIPELRDQADSEEGSDDSPPAGHPAGDVDDPVDEPEVDDKNDEENRPADDGPADKAVCPSCDEPVEPDWAACPYCTADLSQDEPEALDACPNCDYEGIDERMSICPQCQQSLPGGAGSDSSEDDGAHPADTPDKPSVGDTVYLDFERAGTMEAKDGTSLGSEIRQHLNDHGVSTNDAMRISRQHLLFKKSGGHFQVVDLESANGTELNGDTMDPNREYELDEGDELVLAGTGEATVRFG encoded by the coding sequence ATGACGGTCCACTGTCCTTTCTGTCAGGACGATATCGAACCCAACGATGGTGACCCGTTCTGTCCGGACTGCGGAAACCCGATTCCAGAACTGCGAGACCAGGCGGACAGCGAAGAGGGCTCAGATGACAGCCCACCGGCCGGACATCCCGCCGGCGACGTCGACGACCCTGTCGACGAACCCGAGGTGGATGACAAGAACGATGAGGAGAACCGTCCCGCCGATGATGGTCCAGCCGACAAAGCGGTCTGTCCCTCCTGTGATGAACCGGTCGAGCCCGACTGGGCAGCCTGTCCCTACTGTACGGCGGACCTGAGTCAGGATGAACCTGAGGCTCTCGATGCGTGCCCGAACTGTGACTACGAGGGCATCGACGAGCGGATGTCCATCTGTCCGCAATGCCAGCAGTCACTACCCGGCGGTGCAGGGTCGGATTCTAGCGAAGACGATGGTGCGCACCCAGCCGACACGCCGGATAAACCATCGGTCGGTGATACGGTGTATCTGGACTTCGAGAGAGCCGGGACCATGGAGGCGAAGGACGGGACGAGTCTCGGATCCGAGATCCGTCAGCATCTCAACGACCACGGGGTGTCGACCAACGACGCGATGCGAATCAGCCGCCAGCATCTTCTGTTCAAGAAGTCAGGGGGGCATTTTCAGGTCGTCGACCTCGAATCAGCGAACGGAACGGAGCTGAACGGGGATACGATGGACCCGAATCGAGAGTACGAACTCGACGAAGGCGACGAACTCGTCCTCGCAGGGACCGGTGAAGCGACCGTCCGGTTCGGGTGA
- a CDS encoding FHA domain-containing serine/threonine-protein kinase: protein MMWEPDAGEVLNSRYELVERIGDGGFSVVWRARNDRGDVVAIKHPNPNAGKSQQAIEKYFQRELNSLQAIEQAGGHPNIMSLHETFTEKGTEFMAVEYVDGQLMEELAGMGDHSQVVDIGIQTCDIFSHIHDLELVYRDLKPDNIMITDSGRVVLIDFNTARHRARCGECGQTINFDNLDSDHCPNCNEELDSGTVIRAGARGQSKYKPPEVANAVGRQGPWSDVYSIGKLLNFLLLGFVRPLPGRNPQEDHDDCPNFLGEIVVRATRHDPTERYRNASIMKRALENQTADPTLPEAVLENLETGRRLSVGPGDTIGRKNSSGPYSTIEIDDPTDEKLISRVHARFDISSEGWIIVDQSKNGTAIDDGSGWRPIIAEDSYDGPAEDAPPQYSVLEEGTKIGIHRPNDGEQFVFHT from the coding sequence ATGATGTGGGAACCGGATGCCGGCGAGGTCCTGAACTCCCGGTACGAACTGGTGGAGCGCATCGGCGATGGCGGGTTCTCAGTGGTCTGGCGAGCCCGGAACGACCGAGGGGACGTGGTCGCAATCAAGCATCCGAACCCGAACGCTGGTAAGTCACAGCAGGCCATCGAGAAGTACTTCCAGCGTGAACTGAACTCACTTCAGGCGATCGAACAAGCCGGTGGACATCCCAATATCATGTCCCTTCATGAGACCTTCACCGAGAAGGGAACTGAATTCATGGCCGTCGAGTACGTGGATGGGCAACTGATGGAGGAACTGGCGGGGATGGGCGATCACAGCCAGGTGGTCGATATCGGTATCCAGACCTGCGATATATTCTCCCATATCCACGATTTAGAGCTGGTCTACCGGGACCTCAAGCCCGACAACATCATGATCACCGACAGTGGGCGTGTCGTCCTCATCGATTTCAACACGGCCAGACATCGAGCCCGCTGTGGTGAGTGCGGACAGACGATCAACTTCGATAACCTCGACAGTGACCACTGTCCGAACTGTAACGAGGAACTCGATTCTGGCACGGTTATCCGTGCCGGAGCGAGAGGACAAAGCAAGTACAAGCCTCCAGAGGTAGCGAATGCGGTGGGTCGCCAGGGTCCCTGGTCGGACGTCTATTCCATCGGGAAGTTGCTCAACTTCCTCCTGCTGGGGTTCGTACGACCGCTACCTGGGCGGAACCCGCAGGAGGACCACGACGACTGTCCGAATTTCCTCGGTGAGATAGTGGTTCGGGCGACGCGTCACGACCCTACAGAACGGTATCGGAATGCCAGCATCATGAAGCGAGCCCTCGAGAACCAGACCGCAGACCCGACCCTGCCGGAAGCAGTGCTGGAGAACCTCGAGACGGGTCGACGCCTGTCTGTCGGACCCGGTGATACCATCGGCCGGAAGAACTCGTCGGGGCCCTACTCGACCATCGAGATCGACGACCCGACCGACGAGAAACTGATATCGAGAGTCCACGCACGGTTCGACATCAGCTCCGAGGGCTGGATAATCGTCGATCAGAGCAAGAACGGAACCGCGATAGACGACGGGAGTGGCTGGCGGCCGATCATCGCGGAGGATTCGTACGACGGGCCTGCAGAGGATGCCCCGCCACAGTATTCGGTACTGGAGGAAGGAACGAAGATCGGAATCCATCGGCCGAACGACGGGGAGCAGTTCGTCTTCCACACCTGA
- a CDS encoding vWA domain-containing protein, translating to MELEARLNRPYISPDGGAVYGEIDVDPDEIQGQGGSSTRHIAFCIDVSTSMSGDPLHQAKQGCSSVLTQLNPDDHVSIVAFSSNAEVILEPVRFGDTSAGEIEDYIDELEVRQATNIEDGLKLARSTIEDLGDAGTVAKRILLLSDGEPNTGMTDVDSFGTLASDFGDAGLSIISAGFGTHYDEDIIRVIGEASQGEWDHLSEANQIMQFFNDTVYEAGEVSLANPRLELDLDGVEISQVYRRMPQIQQVDAEWGGTDVTINLPDIQKGNKQEVVLQMDVSGGALDETQTIADITLYSDDQVVSEDSFEVTYTDEPAKYGEEESVRAKFVHAQGFQQGLEGDTAVASQLLDNLEGTFNDPQAKAILRRGQTSVSKMEDADSVNERRSVAATESRTGEASDNFIY from the coding sequence ATGGAACTTGAAGCACGGCTGAACAGGCCGTACATCAGTCCGGATGGGGGTGCGGTCTACGGGGAGATCGATGTCGATCCCGACGAGATTCAGGGTCAGGGCGGGAGTTCGACTCGACACATCGCGTTCTGTATCGACGTGAGTACGTCGATGAGCGGCGATCCTCTACACCAGGCGAAACAGGGCTGTTCTTCGGTTCTCACCCAACTGAACCCCGACGACCACGTGAGTATCGTCGCATTCTCGTCGAACGCGGAGGTCATCCTCGAACCAGTCCGGTTTGGTGACACCTCTGCAGGCGAGATCGAGGACTACATCGACGAGCTGGAGGTCCGACAGGCCACCAACATAGAGGACGGTCTTAAACTGGCCCGTAGCACCATCGAAGACCTCGGCGATGCTGGCACTGTCGCGAAGCGCATCCTGCTGCTGTCTGATGGCGAGCCGAATACCGGGATGACCGATGTCGACTCCTTCGGGACTCTGGCGAGCGATTTCGGCGATGCAGGTCTCTCGATAATCTCCGCCGGCTTCGGCACCCACTACGACGAAGACATCATCCGGGTCATCGGAGAGGCCTCACAGGGTGAGTGGGACCACCTCTCGGAGGCGAACCAGATCATGCAGTTCTTCAACGACACCGTCTACGAAGCCGGTGAAGTGTCACTCGCAAATCCGCGGCTCGAACTGGATCTGGATGGCGTTGAGATCAGTCAGGTCTATCGTCGGATGCCGCAGATCCAACAGGTCGACGCTGAGTGGGGTGGAACGGACGTGACCATTAATCTGCCCGACATCCAGAAGGGGAACAAACAGGAGGTCGTTCTACAGATGGACGTCTCCGGTGGCGCACTCGACGAAACCCAGACGATTGCCGATATCACCCTCTACAGCGACGATCAGGTGGTCTCGGAGGACTCCTTCGAGGTCACCTACACCGACGAGCCTGCAAAGTACGGCGAAGAAGAATCTGTCCGTGCAAAGTTCGTCCACGCACAGGGCTTCCAGCAAGGACTCGAAGGCGACACCGCCGTCGCGAGCCAGCTTCTGGACAACCTCGAAGGGACGTTCAACGACCCGCAGGCGAAGGCGATCCTCCGTCGCGGTCAGACGTCCGTGAGCAAGATGGAGGACGCAGACTCGGTCAACGAGCGGCGGTCCGTCGCAGCAACCGAATCACGGACGGGCGAGGCCTCCGACAACTTCATCTACTGA